One stretch of Actinomycetota bacterium DNA includes these proteins:
- a CDS encoding helix-turn-helix transcriptional regulator, which translates to MKAVDSKRLAILIKSKRQESGLTLQDLSAKIKISPATLSRLEAKETQPDTLALAKLSVWLNVPIAELLQIKTPTEQKGTTPDIVGAHLRADRNLSADAAENLAKLFSDLYVTLKKDT; encoded by the coding sequence CATACTAATAAAATCAAAAAGACAAGAATCTGGTCTTACGCTCCAAGATCTGTCCGCCAAAATCAAAATTAGTCCTGCAACCCTATCTCGTCTTGAAGCTAAAGAAACTCAGCCCGATACTCTTGCCTTGGCAAAACTATCAGTTTGGTTAAATGTTCCGATCGCCGAGCTACTACAAATTAAGACACCAACGGAGCAAAAAGGTACAACCCCTGATATTGTAGGGGCACATCTTAGAGCAGACCGGAATCTATCAGCCGATGCAGCCGAAAACCTTGCAAAACTTTTCAGTGATCTTTACGTAACCCTTAAGAAGGATACCTAG